Proteins encoded by one window of Cannabis sativa cultivar Pink pepper isolate KNU-18-1 chromosome 4, ASM2916894v1, whole genome shotgun sequence:
- the LOC133036840 gene encoding uncharacterized protein LOC133036840, giving the protein MEPNQVNVEEKTLIDHFSPISANPPSCIIFPETNATHFELKPSIIQLLPSFYGLGKEDPYMHVKDFLEICSTFRFQNFSHESVRLRLFPFSLKDKSKAWLNSLPVRSISTWDELVNKFLSKFFPMSKTDNIRREISEFYQKDHEEFYECWERFKDLLLKCPHHGFEKWRLVKYFYDGLSPSNRQMVQSMHTGKFLQFRGDEAWESLENLSVNSQQWNCQDPRSKASNTPKRGGIYDVKDDVDIKTSLANLTRRVEAMSLSQSMNTPTHRNEFCSLCYSTSHTTQSCPSLPIYQEAFFEDVNALQTYGNSFDSPFAQSDNPNWRNHPNFFWR; this is encoded by the coding sequence ATGGAACCAAATCAAGTAAATGTGGAAGAAAAAACTCTTATTGATCATTTTTCTCCCATTTCTGCTAATCCACCATCATGCATTATTTTTCCTGAAACAAATGCTACACATTTTGAGCTGAAACCTTCCATAATTCAACTTTTGCCATCTTTTTATGGGTTAGGTAAAGAGGATCCATACATGCATGTAAaagattttttagaaatttgctctacttttagatttcaaaatttttctcATGAATCTGTTAGGCTTAGACTTTTTCCATTCTCATTAAAAGATAAGTCTAAAGCCTGGTTAAATTCACTCCCAGTCCGATCTATTTCTACTTGGGATgaattagttaataaatttttgtCCAAATTTTTTCCAATGTCTAAAACGGATAATATTAGGAGAGAAATCTCCGAATTTTATCAGAAAGATCACGAAGAATTTTATGAATGTTGGGAAAGATTTAAAGATTTATTGCTAAAATGTCCACACCATGGTTTTGAGAAATGGAGATTGGTAAAATACTTTTATGATGGATTATCTCCTTCAAACCGACAAATGGTACAATCAATGCACACTGGAAAATTTTTGCAATTTAGAGGGGATGAGGCTTGGGAGTCTCTTGAGAATCTTTCTGTAAATTCTCAACAGTGGAATTGCCAAGATCCTAGATCGAAAGCTTCCAACACACCTAAGAGAGGTGGAATTTACGATGTCAAAGACGACGTAGATATCAAAACATCATTAGCAAATCTAACTAGGAGAGTTGAAGCTATGTCATTAAGTCAATCCATGAATACTCCTACCCATAGGAATGAATTTTGTTCTCTATGTTATAGTACAAGTCATACTACCCAGTCTTGTCCATCATTGCCTATCTACCAAGAGGCATTTTTTGAAGATGTTAATGCTCTTCAAACTTATGGGAATTCATTTGATAGCCCATTTGCTCAGTCTGACAATCCAAATTGGAGAAATCATCCAAATTTTTTTTGGAGATAG
- the LOC133036708 gene encoding uclacyanin 1-like yields the protein MEGLRPQSTVKAAIVFILLGSILFRCVSAAATANHSIDWDLNSNLEAWTANTIFHVGDSLVFSYTPVHDVVEVKREDYDACVISHPIKTHNDGNTVVKLNQQGRRYFVCGRQGHCRMGLKLHVVVHPRGADPRSTPHPCAAPEAFFISVFWLVITTILIIFMLSLF from the exons ATGGAGGGATTGAGACCGCAATCGACTGTGAAGGCGGCGATTGTCTTCATACTACTCGGATCGATTCTGTTCCGTTGTGTATCGGCTGCTGCAACTGCAAATCACTCCATCGATTGGGACCTTAACTCAAACCTCGAAGCTTGGACTGCCAACACTATATTTCACGTCGGCGATTCTCTAG TATTCTCGTACACTCCGGTCCACGACGTGGTGGAAGTGAAGCGAGAGGATTACGATGCATGTGTGATCTCACACCCAATCAAAACCCACAACGATGGGAACACAGTGGTGAAGCTCAACCAACAAGGAAGGAGGTACTTCGTGTGTGGCCGCCAAGGACACTGCCGAATGGGCCTGAAGCTCCATGTCGTAGTCCACCCCCGTGGCGCAGACCCTCGTTCAACTCCCCACCCATGTGCTGCTCCGGAGGCTTTCTTCATCAGTGTGTTTTGGTTGGTTATCACCACCATACTCATCATCTTTATGCTATCTCTGTTCTGA